A genomic region of Halobaculum lipolyticum contains the following coding sequences:
- a CDS encoding DegT/DnrJ/EryC1/StrS family aminotransferase produces the protein MIPVANPDVGADEREGVLRVLESGQLADGEEVRAFEREFARFCGTDHAVATTNGTTALHAAFEALGIGEGDAVVTTPFSFVASANSVRHAGAEPVFADVEADTLNLDPERVAEVLDERDDVAAILAVHLYGMPADVAPLRELADEHDVFLVEDAAQAHGAEYEGETVGSLGDAACFSFYPTKNMTSGEGGMITTDDPEVAERARRFCDHGRTVGYRHGSVGHNFRMTSLCAAIGRAQLRKLSEYNLARRGNAAYLSDRLADGPVEPPTEPPGRRSVFHQYTVRSDHRDLLEAHLADCDVGSAVYYPLPIHEQPAYPDVDADLPVAERESDRVLSLPVHPSLSTDELERVVEAVRSFETSERVPEATAGERVDS, from the coding sequence GTGATCCCGGTCGCCAACCCCGACGTCGGCGCCGACGAGCGCGAGGGCGTCCTCCGCGTGCTCGAGTCGGGCCAACTCGCCGACGGCGAGGAGGTCCGCGCGTTCGAGCGCGAGTTCGCCCGCTTCTGTGGCACCGACCACGCGGTCGCGACGACGAACGGGACGACCGCCCTCCACGCAGCCTTCGAGGCGCTCGGTATCGGCGAGGGCGACGCGGTCGTCACCACGCCGTTCTCGTTCGTCGCGAGCGCCAACAGCGTCCGCCACGCGGGTGCGGAACCGGTGTTCGCCGACGTCGAGGCGGACACCCTGAACCTCGACCCCGAGCGGGTCGCCGAGGTGCTCGACGAGCGCGACGACGTGGCCGCCATCCTCGCGGTCCACCTGTACGGCATGCCCGCGGACGTGGCGCCGCTGCGCGAACTCGCCGACGAACACGACGTGTTCCTCGTCGAGGACGCCGCACAGGCCCACGGCGCCGAGTACGAGGGGGAGACGGTCGGCTCGCTCGGCGACGCCGCCTGCTTCTCCTTCTACCCGACGAAGAACATGACCAGCGGCGAGGGCGGGATGATCACCACCGACGACCCCGAGGTCGCCGAGCGTGCCCGGCGCTTCTGCGACCACGGCCGCACCGTCGGCTACCGCCACGGCTCGGTCGGCCACAACTTCCGCATGACGAGCCTCTGTGCGGCGATCGGCCGCGCACAGTTGCGGAAGCTCTCGGAGTACAACCTCGCCCGCCGCGGCAACGCGGCGTACCTCTCCGACCGGCTGGCCGACGGTCCCGTCGAGCCGCCGACCGAACCGCCGGGTCGCCGCTCGGTGTTCCACCAGTACACGGTGCGGTCGGACCACCGCGACCTGCTGGAGGCACACCTCGCGGACTGCGACGTCGGCTCGGCGGTGTACTACCCGCTGCCGATCCACGAACAGCCGGCGTACCCGGACGTCGACGCGGACCTGCCGGTCGCCGAGCGCGAGAGCGACCGGGTGTTGTCGCTGCCGGTCCACCCGTCGCTGTCCACCGACGAGTTGGAACGCGTCGTCGAGGCGGTCCGTTCGTTCGAGACGTCCGAGCGGGTGCCCGAAGCGACCGCGGGCGAGCGGGTGGACTCGTGA
- a CDS encoding Gfo/Idh/MocA family oxidoreductase gives MSVDNGHRPEATRETAGPTRVGVVGVGSMGRNHARVYRELADAELVGVADMDTEAAERVAREYGTSAYDTEDLLDAVDAVSVAVPTSAHAAVVEQCVDAGVHALVEKPFVDDTAVGRDLADRAESAGVTLQVGHVERFNPAVRTLMRILPDLDVVAVDARRLGPPVARSLDGTVVSDLMIHDIDVVNAVTDARPGMIGATGAADGDYATAQCVYEDGTVASFTASRITRRKVRRLEITARQCLVVVDYLAQTVEIHRSEVPEYVEEDGTVRHRTESVVERPFVETGEPLKAELGAFVEAVREGTEPLVTAADGLAAVDLARQIESIIGMEDAIAASKEVNR, from the coding sequence GTGAGCGTCGACAACGGCCACCGGCCGGAGGCGACCCGGGAGACCGCCGGGCCGACCCGCGTCGGCGTGGTCGGCGTCGGCAGCATGGGTCGCAACCACGCCCGCGTCTACCGCGAACTCGCCGACGCCGAACTGGTCGGCGTCGCCGACATGGACACGGAGGCGGCCGAGCGTGTCGCCCGCGAGTACGGCACCTCGGCGTACGACACCGAGGACCTGCTCGACGCCGTCGACGCCGTGAGCGTCGCGGTGCCGACCTCCGCGCACGCGGCGGTGGTCGAGCAGTGTGTCGACGCGGGCGTCCACGCGCTCGTCGAGAAGCCGTTCGTGGACGACACCGCCGTCGGCCGCGACCTCGCCGACCGCGCGGAGTCCGCGGGCGTGACCCTCCAGGTCGGCCACGTCGAGCGGTTCAACCCGGCCGTCCGCACCCTGATGCGCATCCTCCCCGACCTCGACGTCGTCGCCGTCGACGCCCGCCGGCTCGGGCCGCCGGTGGCCCGCTCGCTCGACGGGACGGTCGTCTCCGACCTCATGATCCACGACATCGACGTCGTGAACGCCGTCACCGACGCGCGCCCGGGGATGATCGGGGCGACCGGCGCCGCCGACGGCGACTACGCCACCGCCCAGTGCGTGTACGAGGACGGCACCGTCGCCTCCTTCACCGCCAGCCGGATCACCCGACGGAAGGTCCGCCGGCTGGAGATCACCGCCCGGCAGTGTCTCGTCGTCGTCGACTACCTCGCCCAGACGGTCGAGATCCACCGCAGCGAGGTGCCCGAGTACGTCGAGGAGGACGGCACGGTGCGCCACCGCACCGAGAGCGTCGTCGAACGCCCGTTCGTCGAGACCGGCGAGCCGCTGAAAGCGGAGTTGGGCGCGTTCGTCGAGGCGGTGCGCGAGGGCACCGAACCGCTCGTCACCGCTGCCGACGGGCTGGCGGCCGTCGACCTCGCGCGCCAGATCGAGTCGATCATCGGGATGGAGGACGCCATCGCCGCCTCCAAGGAGGTGAACCGATGA
- a CDS encoding nucleotide sugar dehydrogenase — MSERAELSQPLYGSDRPESAQREAFGSGEFPVAVYGLGKMGLPIATVFGEATGAVTGVDVDESVVDTINDGDCHVTNEPGLPEAVADLVDAGSLSATTDAVRAAEQARIHVVIVPTLVTEDDRPDTSVVTSVARDVARGLSPGDLVCIESTLPPRTCRDVVAPLLRYESGLDGDDFGLAFCPERTKSGRALADVRGTHPKVVGGIDAESTRAAELVYGELTTNRVIPVSDTTTAEAVKVFEGLYRDVNLALANELARFTDELDIDVREAIETANTQPYCDIHMPGPGVGGHCIPYYPYFVLNWLETPAPLLATAREVNDATPAHVVGLLEGKLDGHGKTLGGSTVVVLGLTYRGGVAETRASPAIDICRTLADRGATVYASDPLVDAEGVPATWVHHDEVGQIDADAVILATDHEEFESLDWRSFPRSSVVIDTHDVLDADRIGRDVYVVGRGD; from the coding sequence ATGAGCGAGCGCGCGGAGCTGTCGCAGCCGCTGTACGGGAGCGACCGCCCCGAGTCGGCACAGCGCGAGGCGTTCGGGTCGGGCGAGTTCCCCGTCGCCGTGTACGGGCTGGGGAAGATGGGACTCCCCATCGCGACGGTGTTCGGCGAGGCCACCGGCGCCGTCACCGGGGTCGACGTCGACGAGTCCGTCGTCGACACGATCAACGACGGCGACTGTCACGTGACCAACGAGCCGGGACTCCCCGAGGCCGTCGCCGACCTCGTCGACGCGGGGTCGCTGTCGGCGACGACGGACGCGGTGCGGGCGGCCGAGCAGGCCCGTATCCACGTCGTCATCGTCCCGACACTCGTCACCGAGGACGACCGACCCGACACCTCCGTCGTCACGTCGGTCGCCCGCGACGTCGCCCGCGGACTGTCGCCGGGGGATCTGGTGTGCATCGAGTCGACGCTGCCGCCGCGGACGTGTCGCGACGTGGTCGCCCCGCTGCTCCGCTACGAGAGCGGACTCGACGGCGACGACTTCGGGCTGGCCTTCTGCCCCGAGCGGACGAAGAGCGGCCGCGCGCTCGCGGACGTCCGCGGCACCCACCCGAAGGTCGTCGGCGGCATCGACGCCGAGTCGACCCGCGCGGCCGAACTCGTGTACGGGGAGCTGACGACGAACCGGGTGATCCCCGTCTCCGACACCACGACCGCGGAGGCGGTGAAGGTGTTCGAGGGGCTGTACCGCGACGTGAACCTCGCGCTGGCCAACGAACTGGCGCGGTTCACCGACGAACTCGACATCGACGTGCGCGAGGCCATCGAGACGGCCAACACCCAGCCGTACTGCGACATCCACATGCCCGGCCCGGGCGTGGGCGGCCACTGCATCCCGTACTACCCGTACTTCGTGCTCAACTGGCTGGAGACGCCGGCGCCGCTGCTGGCGACGGCCCGGGAGGTGAACGACGCGACGCCCGCCCACGTCGTCGGGCTGCTGGAGGGGAAACTCGACGGCCACGGGAAGACCCTCGGCGGGTCGACGGTCGTCGTGCTCGGACTCACCTACCGCGGGGGCGTCGCCGAGACGCGCGCCAGCCCGGCCATCGACATCTGCCGGACGCTCGCCGACCGCGGCGCCACCGTGTACGCGAGCGACCCGCTCGTCGACGCCGAGGGCGTCCCCGCGACGTGGGTCCACCACGACGAGGTGGGACAGATCGACGCCGACGCCGTGATCCTCGCGACCGACCACGAGGAGTTCGAGTCGCTCGACTGGCGCTCGTTCCCGCGCTCGTCGGTCGTCATCGACACTCACGACGTGCTCGACGCCGACCGGATCGGCCGCGACGTGTACGTCGTCGGGAGGGGGGACTGA